One stretch of Amycolatopsis tolypomycina DNA includes these proteins:
- a CDS encoding ribonuclease D codes for MEIESTGGPVLLREPAEGTPPVVTDPAALAEACAKLAAGSGAVAVDTERASGYRYWPKAYLVQLRREGAGTVLIDPIALDGELEPLREVLNNLEWVLHAASQDLPCLAELGLHPAALFDTELAGRLAGYERVALGTLVELLLGYTLEKGHSAADWSKRPLPVDWLNYAALDVELLVQLREKLEAELGAQGKLEWARQEFEFVRMAPPPPPRAEPWRRTSGVHKIRSPRGLAAVRELWQARDELARKRDRAPSRILPDSAIVNAVTADPKTVEELQALPVFSGRVQRKYTASWLRHLQAARALPASELPSPSQPTDGPPPVNRWADKDPDAAARLSAARTALTAIAEDRRLPVENLLLPDLVRRTCWRPPAETDEDSVAEVLRAGGARPWQVELTVAVLSKALQTTAS; via the coding sequence ATGGAGATCGAGTCCACGGGCGGCCCTGTGCTGCTACGCGAACCCGCCGAGGGCACGCCCCCGGTGGTCACCGACCCCGCCGCGCTGGCCGAGGCCTGCGCGAAGCTCGCCGCGGGCTCGGGTGCGGTCGCCGTCGACACCGAACGTGCGTCCGGCTACCGCTACTGGCCCAAGGCCTACCTCGTGCAGCTGCGCCGCGAAGGTGCCGGCACGGTGCTGATCGACCCGATCGCGCTGGACGGCGAACTCGAGCCGCTGCGCGAAGTCCTCAACAACCTGGAGTGGGTGCTGCACGCGGCCTCCCAGGACCTCCCCTGCCTCGCCGAGCTGGGCCTGCACCCGGCGGCGCTGTTCGACACCGAGCTGGCCGGCCGGCTGGCGGGCTACGAGCGCGTCGCACTGGGCACGCTGGTCGAGCTCCTGCTGGGGTACACCCTCGAGAAGGGGCACAGCGCGGCCGACTGGTCGAAGCGGCCGCTGCCGGTCGACTGGCTGAACTACGCCGCCCTCGACGTCGAGCTGCTCGTCCAGCTGCGCGAAAAGCTGGAAGCGGAGCTGGGCGCCCAGGGCAAGCTGGAGTGGGCCCGGCAGGAGTTCGAGTTCGTGCGGATGGCCCCGCCACCGCCCCCGCGTGCCGAGCCGTGGCGGCGGACGTCCGGCGTGCACAAGATCCGCAGCCCGCGTGGCCTGGCGGCGGTCCGCGAGCTGTGGCAGGCCCGCGACGAGCTGGCCCGCAAGCGCGACCGCGCGCCGAGCCGCATCCTCCCGGACAGCGCGATCGTGAACGCGGTGACGGCGGACCCGAAGACGGTCGAGGAGCTGCAGGCGCTGCCGGTGTTCAGCGGCCGCGTGCAGCGGAAGTACACGGCGAGCTGGCTGCGCCACCTGCAGGCGGCCCGGGCTTTGCCGGCATCGGAACTGCCGTCACCTTCGCAGCCGACGGACGGCCCGCCCCCGGTGAACCGCTGGGCGGACAAGGACCCGGACGCGGCGGCCCGCCTGTCGGCGGCGCGTACGGCGTTGACGGCGATCGCCGAGGACCGCCGGCTGCCGGTGGAGAACCTGCTACTGCCGGACCTGGTCCGGCGAACCTGCTGGCGGCCACCGGCGGAGACCGATGAGGACTCGGTGGCGGAGGTCCTGCGGGCGGGCGGGGCCCGGCCTTGGCAGGTCGAGCTGACCGTTGCGGTGCTGAGCAAGGCTCTGCAGACGACGGCTTCCTGA
- a CDS encoding response regulator, whose translation MATVGLSQAVRSTPAGALPASMVPHPREELFSVLVVDDHPLLREAIAARLAQMGAGTVHEAAPVAEARARAQATGPCDLAILDLGLPDGSGIELVTELRSHGWPRVVVLASSDDPYAVRSAFQAGAQAYLLKSASPVVVTDGVRRVLEGGVYADPSVAPVLATGTRVAGTDNTPRELSAREVEVLQLVADGQSNKEIGEELSLSALTVKSHLSRIGRKLGTGDRAQMVALAMRAGVIR comes from the coding sequence GTGGCTACCGTCGGCTTATCTCAGGCCGTCCGATCCACGCCAGCCGGCGCGTTGCCGGCGAGCATGGTTCCGCACCCGCGGGAAGAGCTGTTTTCCGTGTTGGTGGTCGATGACCACCCGCTGTTGAGGGAGGCAATCGCAGCAAGACTCGCACAGATGGGTGCGGGCACCGTCCACGAAGCCGCCCCGGTGGCCGAGGCGAGGGCGCGAGCACAGGCCACCGGGCCTTGTGACCTGGCGATCCTCGATCTCGGACTGCCGGACGGCAGCGGCATCGAGCTGGTCACGGAACTCCGTAGCCACGGCTGGCCGCGCGTGGTGGTCCTCGCATCCTCGGACGACCCGTACGCGGTCCGCTCGGCCTTCCAGGCCGGGGCCCAGGCGTACCTGCTGAAGTCCGCGTCGCCGGTCGTGGTGACCGACGGCGTGCGGCGCGTGCTCGAAGGCGGCGTCTACGCCGACCCGAGCGTGGCTCCGGTGCTCGCCACCGGGACCCGCGTCGCGGGCACCGACAACACCCCGCGCGAGCTGTCCGCTCGTGAGGTGGAGGTGCTCCAGCTGGTCGCCGACGGGCAGTCCAACAAGGAGATCGGCGAGGAGCTTTCGCTCTCCGCCCTCACCGTCAAGTCCCACCTGTCCCGGATCGGGCGCAAGCTCGGCACGGGCGACCGGGCCCAGATGGTGGCGCTGGCCATGCGAGCCGGCGTGATCCGCTGA
- the hemE gene encoding uroporphyrinogen decarboxylase, with the protein MSQTTPLPRPAAPAARRELPEAPFLAAARGERPARTPVWFMRQAGRSLPEYRALREGVPMLDACFDPEMLAEITLQPVRRHGVDAAILFSDIVVPLKAAGVDIDIVPGTGPVAAAPVRDLAAVKALPELEPEQVAKVADGVRLLVERLGETPLIGFAGAPFTLASYLIEGGPSRNHEHTKALMHSEPEVWHELAGRLADVALTFLRAQLDAGVDAIQLFDSWAGALSERDYREFVLPHSAKVLAGVAEYGVPRIHFGVGTGELLAAMRDAGADVVGVDWRIPLDEAVRRLGGRAIVQGNLDPALLHASWPVLEAEVRRIAEEGKAADGHIFNLGHGVLPGVDPDVLTRVVGLVHEL; encoded by the coding sequence ATGTCTCAGACCACGCCCCTGCCGCGCCCGGCCGCCCCGGCCGCCCGCCGCGAGCTGCCCGAAGCCCCGTTCCTGGCCGCCGCGCGCGGCGAACGCCCGGCCCGCACGCCCGTCTGGTTCATGCGCCAGGCCGGCCGCTCGCTGCCGGAGTACCGCGCGCTGCGCGAGGGCGTGCCGATGCTCGACGCCTGTTTCGACCCGGAAATGCTCGCCGAGATCACGCTGCAGCCGGTGCGCCGGCACGGCGTCGACGCGGCGATCCTCTTCAGCGACATCGTGGTGCCGCTCAAGGCCGCCGGCGTCGACATCGACATCGTGCCCGGCACCGGGCCGGTGGCCGCCGCGCCGGTGCGCGACCTCGCCGCCGTGAAGGCGCTGCCGGAGCTGGAGCCCGAGCAGGTGGCGAAGGTCGCCGACGGTGTCCGGCTGCTGGTCGAGCGGCTCGGCGAAACCCCGCTGATCGGCTTCGCCGGCGCGCCGTTCACGCTGGCCAGCTACCTCATCGAGGGCGGCCCGAGCCGCAACCACGAGCACACCAAGGCGCTCATGCACTCCGAGCCCGAGGTGTGGCACGAGCTGGCCGGGCGGCTGGCCGACGTCGCGCTGACGTTCCTGCGCGCCCAGCTCGACGCCGGCGTCGACGCGATCCAGCTGTTCGACTCCTGGGCCGGCGCGCTGTCCGAGCGGGACTACCGCGAGTTCGTCCTGCCGCACTCGGCGAAGGTCCTCGCCGGCGTCGCGGAGTACGGCGTGCCGCGGATCCACTTCGGCGTCGGCACCGGCGAGCTCCTCGCCGCGATGCGCGACGCGGGCGCCGACGTCGTCGGCGTCGACTGGCGGATCCCCCTCGACGAGGCCGTGCGGCGGCTGGGCGGCCGCGCGATCGTGCAGGGCAACCTCGACCCGGCGCTGCTGCACGCGTCCTGGCCGGTCCTCGAAGCCGAGGTCCGGCGGATCGCCGAGGAGGGCAAGGCGGCCGACGGCCACATCTTCAACCTCGGCCACGGCGTGCTGCCCGGCGTCGACCCCGACGTGCTGACCCGCGTGGTCGGGCTGG
- a CDS encoding IS481 family transposase yields the protein MDPEFVAAVARAAGGEKINVAVFCREHGLSRDTFYRYVTRFRAEGADGFIRRSTAPHHHPTALALEVVEAVLRARKQLAEAGLDNGPISIRWRLQDAGFHPLPSRVSIYRILRERGQIVAQPRKRPKTRRRFSYADPNGCWQIDGMEHHLADGTTVCIIQILDDHSRLDVGTCAATGETTAGTWAALQRAFAGYGLPVRILSDNGLAFTGRHRGWMVELERLLAALGVTTIAATPRHPQTCGKNERAHQTLQKWLAARPPAHTLTELQNLLDEYRQIYNHRRHQSLNGDTPQQRYDTRPKATPSTGPHRPSGMTTRPVSATGVIAFSGCSIVLGRTWAGRTASVYWQGDRVTVMIDNTVTRQLTPDRSVRYQRLTNQKLSDKS from the coding sequence ATGGATCCTGAGTTCGTCGCCGCGGTCGCTCGGGCCGCGGGCGGGGAGAAGATCAACGTCGCGGTGTTCTGCCGCGAGCACGGCCTGTCCCGGGACACCTTCTACCGGTATGTGACCCGGTTCCGCGCCGAGGGCGCCGACGGGTTCATCCGCCGCAGCACCGCCCCGCACCATCACCCCACCGCGCTCGCGCTGGAGGTGGTCGAGGCGGTGCTGCGGGCCCGCAAGCAACTGGCCGAGGCAGGCTTGGACAACGGGCCGATCTCGATCCGCTGGCGACTGCAGGACGCCGGGTTCCACCCGCTGCCCTCCCGGGTGTCGATCTACCGGATCCTGCGCGAGCGGGGCCAGATCGTGGCCCAGCCACGCAAACGCCCCAAGACCCGGCGGCGGTTCAGCTACGCCGACCCCAACGGCTGCTGGCAGATCGACGGCATGGAACACCACCTCGCCGACGGCACCACCGTCTGCATCATCCAGATCCTGGACGACCACTCCCGCCTCGACGTCGGCACCTGCGCCGCCACCGGTGAAACCACCGCCGGCACCTGGGCCGCCCTGCAACGAGCGTTCGCCGGCTACGGCCTGCCGGTCAGAATCCTCTCCGACAACGGGCTGGCCTTCACCGGCCGCCACCGCGGCTGGATGGTCGAACTGGAACGCCTGCTCGCCGCGCTCGGGGTCACCACCATCGCCGCCACCCCACGTCACCCCCAGACCTGCGGGAAGAACGAACGCGCCCACCAGACCCTGCAGAAATGGCTCGCCGCCCGGCCACCCGCCCACACCCTCACCGAACTGCAGAACCTGCTCGACGAGTACCGGCAGATCTACAACCACCGCCGCCACCAGAGCCTCAACGGCGACACACCCCAGCAGCGCTACGACACCCGCCCGAAAGCCACCCCCAGCACCGGCCCGCACCGGCCCAGCGGCATGACCACCCGACCCGTCTCGGCCACCGGCGTGATCGCGTTCTCCGGCTGCTCCATCGTGCTGGGACGCACCTGGGCCGGACGCACCGCCAGCGTCTACTGGCAAGGCGACCGCGTCACCGTCATGATCGACAACACGGTCACCCGCCAGCTCACCCCCGACAGATCAGTACGCTACCAACGCCTCACCAACCAGAAACTGTCCGACAAGTCCTGA
- a CDS encoding DUF3000 domain-containing protein: MTAMTPVPELFREAVAALQSVRPRREVLLEPMRAPQRLAPWSYAVSCEVSGPADVLASGRLVLLHDPEGQDGWDGVLRLVMYVRAELDRELATDPFLPAVGWSWLTDALEVSGASWKALGGTVTETSSARFGDISGPARTDDLELRASWTPTDAGLLPHGQAFCQVMASVVGLPPVGVTLFGQRQGS; the protein is encoded by the coding sequence GTGACCGCGATGACGCCAGTGCCCGAACTCTTCCGCGAAGCAGTCGCGGCGCTGCAGTCCGTCCGGCCCCGCCGGGAGGTGCTGCTGGAGCCGATGCGCGCCCCGCAGCGGCTCGCGCCGTGGTCGTACGCGGTCAGCTGCGAGGTGTCCGGGCCGGCGGACGTGCTGGCCTCGGGCCGGCTGGTGCTGCTGCACGACCCCGAAGGCCAGGACGGCTGGGACGGCGTGCTCCGGCTCGTCATGTACGTGCGCGCGGAGCTGGACCGCGAGCTGGCGACGGACCCGTTCCTGCCGGCGGTCGGCTGGTCGTGGCTGACCGACGCGCTCGAGGTGTCCGGCGCGAGCTGGAAGGCACTCGGCGGCACGGTGACCGAGACGTCGTCGGCCCGCTTCGGCGACATCTCCGGGCCCGCCCGCACCGACGACCTGGAGCTGCGGGCGTCGTGGACGCCGACGGACGCCGGGCTGCTGCCCCACGGGCAGGCCTTCTGCCAGGTGATGGCGAGCGTCGTGGGCCTGCCGCCGGTCGGCGTGACGCTCTTCGGGCAGCGCCAGGGCTCCTGA